In Nitrospira sp., the DNA window TCGCTCACGCTTCGCGGTGGCGCTGAGCACGCTGCCCTGCTTCACAAAGTCTTCCTCCATCCGCCGCAGCTCTTTTTCTTCCAGCTCGATCAACGCCTGCCGGTTCTTCGCAAACGAGGCCAGCAGATCTTTGGCTTTCTTGCCGGCGTTGGTCTCGCCCAGGATGCGCTGTGGATCCACCACACCGATCCGCGTCGCCGCCGGCGCAACTTGTTGACCGGAACGGCAGCCGCCGAGCACGAGCGCGATCGCCAGCAGCACCAGACACACCCCGCCCTGCAGGGCGTGAGTCACCCCTGTTCGGTCTTGTGATCGCCCCATCTCCCGCCTGTCCTTTCCCTTGTCTCGTCGGACAGCACCGACCTAGAACAGTGAGCCGATCGTAAACTCGAACACCCCCATCCGCTCGGTCGGACGTGGATCGAGATTGATACCGTACGCCGCCCGTAACGGGCCGAACGGTGAAATCCACCGAGCTTCAAACCCGGCTGTGGCCCGCAACTTGTCGAACCGCACCGGCTCGTTGTCGTCGAACCCGTTACCGTAGTCGAAGAAGAACACACCGTTCAACTTCGCTTCGGATGAAATGGTAAAGATAAAGTCGTTGTTGAAAATGAGTTCCTTCGCGGACCCCAACAACGAACCGGACGGCGTCACGGGACCTGCCCGCCCAAACACGAACCCGCGCATCGTATTGATGCCTCCCACGAAGAACCGTTCCGTCAAGGGGATGGGCCGGCCCCCGATCCCCTCCGTCTGCCCGTAACGCGCGCGAATCGAA includes these proteins:
- a CDS encoding OmpH family outer membrane protein — translated: MGRSQDRTGVTHALQGGVCLVLLAIALVLGGCRSGQQVAPAATRIGVVDPQRILGETNAGKKAKDLLASFAKNRQALIELEEKELRRMEEDFVKQGSVLSATAKREREEQFRRRMAEYQQKVTDLNREVQDKQKDVLDGFRDKIEALSGKVAKRLNLQAVFDRGRGGPTIYSDEAVDVSSQVIEEFNKTYP